From the Candidatus Aminicenantes bacterium genome, the window CCCCGCGCGAAACGATGGAGGCGACCAGGAAAACGGGAAACCCGACCTTGAAGGCGCCGGCGGAGATGGTGATGATCTTGTAGGGAATGGGTGTGAAACCGGCGGTAAACACGATCCAGAAGTTGTACAGATCGTACTTGACCTGCATGGTGTGAAACAGTTCCCGGGTGAAGCCGGGAATCACGCGGAAAAAGAACTCCGCCACCGGGGTGAACTCGCCGGAAAGGGTCCACCACAACTTCCAGCCGATGAAGTATCCGAACATCCCGCCCAGGGCGGAAGCGGTCGTCACCAGCAGGGCCAGGCGAAACCAGCGTTTGCGGGCGCCCAACACCAGTGGGATCAAAAGTACGTCCGGGGGAATGGGGAAAAAACTGCTCTCGGCGAAAGCCAGCACGAAAAGGGCCACCGCTGCCGAAGGGCGTTCCGTCCAGGCCAGCACCCAGTTGTACAAACGTCGCATCAGGTTGGGTTTCACGAAAACACCGCCTTTAAATGGTTGCATTCATCCGCGGCGTTCAGATCGTAAAGCAGAATGCTTAAAGACGCGTCGCCTTCCTGCACGGTGATTACGTCGGAATCGCCGTCACCATGGTATTCCGGCCGCCCCGTTCCCAGCCAGTAGGCGCGGTGTCCACGGGGATCACGGGTTTCAACCACTTCCGGGTGATAGCGCTTGTCACCCAGGGAGGTGACGCGCACCTTTTTTGCCCCGTTTGGAATGTTGAGATTGTACACCACTGATTTGCGCGCCACCGGCAAGAGGCGGCGAATGACATCGGCTGTCAGGTCCGCCGCGGAGACGAAATCAAACACCAGGTCGCCGGCGTCATTCAGCGTGGGAATCATCGACACCGCCAGGGCGGGCAAGCCGTAAAGGTGGGCGGTGAAAGCGGCTCCCACGGTCCCGGAATAGAACACGTCGTAGCTGAGGTTCTCGCCCTGGTTCATGCCGGAAACCACCAGGTCGGGAAGATTGGACATCACGGCCTGCAACCCCAGGTTGATGCAGTCGGACGGGGTTCCATCGACCGCCACCTGGTCAGGAGATTCCCGCCGTATGCGCAGGGGGCGCGTCAGGGTGATGCCCATGCTGACGGCGCTGCGCTCGCGGTCCGGGGCAACGGTTATGACTTCGTATGCGCCGGCGAGTCGATTTCTTATGATCTGTAGTCCCGGCGCGTGGATGCCGTCGTCATTGGTTAAAAGTATGGTCTTTTCCGGTTTCATTAAGAATCAATGTAAACTTTTTGCTCCAGGCCAACATCGCCCGGAAAAAAGGGAAAAAGAAATGGTCGGGACGAGTGGATTTGAACCACCGACCACACGCACCCCAAGCGTGTACGCTACCAGACTGCGCCACGTCCCGGCCAAGTCAGTTTGTATCACTTTTGTCCAGGATTGTCAATATCTCCCGTAATCGGGTGCGGACTTCGTTCAATGGTTGGGGGCGGGGTTTTTGTGGCGGCGCCTCTCCGGAATCGACCGCTACGGGATGCTCCAGGCGGCGGCGCACTTCGTCTTTCCCCAGGCGCTCTTCAATCAGCCAATGCTTGATTTGAATCAGGGTTTCCACGTCGCGGCGCGAGTATATTTTTTCACCGCTTATTCCCGTGATGGGCGCCAGGTTGCCGAACTCTTTTTCCCAATAGTCCAGAACCCGGCCGCCGAGACGAGTCAAGCGCTCCACGTCCCTTCGTGAAAACTTTTCCCGTTGTGGCATCCGCGCCGTCATATCATCCCCATTACGCCTGATTATACACACTGTTCACGGCCGGAACAACAAATCGCTTGAACCGGCCGCCGGGGTGACGTACAATGCTTGCGGCAAAGAAAAAAGGAAATCGTTCCCGAAACGGGTCGTTGCGGGAGGTTCCGATAATTGGAGGCAATAATCATGATTTCGAAATCGTATACGGAAGTACCCGCCCGGAAAGTGGAGCATGCGGAAGCCAAGGGGGTCACTATCCGCTGGCTGATCGGCGAAGATTCCCCGGCACCGGGATTCTGGATGCGGCTGTTCGAAGTGCAGCCCGGAGGCTATTCTCCACGCCATCAACATGACTGGGAGCACGAAGTGTACGTGCTCGAGGGCGAGGGCGAGGCCGTGAGTGAGACCGGGCCGAGGCCGATACGTTCAGGCAGTTTCGTGCTGGTCATGCCCGGCGAAGTTCACCAATTCCGCAATACCGGCAAAACCCCCCTGAAGTTTTTGTGCATGATTCCGAAAAGCGGGAAATAGGAAGAATGGACGGGGGCACTAAGTCGAAAGTCGAAAGTTTAAAGTCGAAAGTGAAAACCAAAAACCTGTTAATGCTTTTTTCTACCTTCTACGTTCTACCTTCTACAAGGACAGGCAGGTGGCAGGCATACGGGCGGAAAATTTTTCGCTACTTTTAGGGTTGGTAGGGTTTCTGGGTGCGCACAAACAGGATCAGGCCCAGAAAGCTGAACAGCATCAACCCGTACAGGTACCAATGCCGGTATGGCTCCCAGGGGAAAAAGCCCGGCATTAAACGTGTACATAACGGCACAGCCATCGCCACCACCAGGTGGGCGATCAGGGTGCGGCGCCGGCCGTGCAGAAACAGGATGATCGCGGCCCAGCCCAGGCAGGCGCCCGCGGCCATGATCGCGGTGGTGAAATTGGTTCCGGCCCCGGTCGACGGGTATGCCAGCAGTGCAACGACAAGGGTGAATGCGGCCAAACCCGCGGGGAACCAGTTTCGCGACGGCTCTTTCATGGCTTTTTCAAGTTGAAGCGGCAGAGGTTTTGACGATTTTTTGCATCACGTCGAGTTCGCGTTCGCGTGCCAGGGCGCTCTCCAGCTCTTCCGGCGAGGTCTCGCCAGATAACGCCCCGCGAATGGCCTGTTTCACTTCCCGCATCTCTTTTTCCAGTTCATCCTTTTGCAGTTCATCCGCGGTCACTACCCGTTCCGCCAGGATCACCACGCGGTTATCCGCGGTTTCCACCAGCCCCTGCCGCAGAAAAAGCCCGTGGCGTTTGCCGGAGGCGTCCACGTAGCTGACCTCCCCCATGCCCAGCAATGCCGTGTAGGGCAGGTGATGGTGCAGGATCCCGGCCTGGCCGTTTGCGGCCGGCACGTAGACCTCGCTTACCTGGGTGCGGACCAGCATCCTCTGGGCGGTAATGATCTCCAACTCCACCAGTTCGGCCATTAATACCCCATCTTCTTGGCGTTGGCGATGACATCTTCGATACCGCCGCACATGTAGAACGCCTGTTCCGGCAGGTCGTCGTACTTGCCTTCCGCCAATTCGCGGAAAGAACGGATGGTATCCTTGATTTCCACGTATTTTCCTTCACGGCCGGTAAACTCGTGGGCCACGAAAAAGGGTTGGGAAAGGAATTTCTGGATCTTGCGCGCGCGGTTGACCGTCATCTTGTCTTCGTCGGACAACTCCTCCATGCCCAGGATGGCGATAATGTCCTGAAGTTCTTCATAGCGTTGCAGGATCTCTTTGACCATGCGCGCCACCCGGTAGTGGTCTTCGCCGATCACGCGGGGATCCAGGATGCGCGAGTAGGAAGATAGCGGATCCACGGCGGGATAAATTCCGATCTCGGTCAATTGGCGGCTGAGGTTGGTGGTGGCGTCCAGGTGGGCGAAGGTGGTGGCGGGAGCGGGATCGGTATAGTCGTCGGCGGGAACGTAGATCGCCTGCACCGATGTGATCGAACCCTTGCGGGTCGAGGTGATGCGTTCCTGCAACTCCCCCATCTCGGTGGCCAGGTTGGGCTGGTAACCCACGGCTGAAGGCATGCGTCCCAGGGTGGCGGACACTTCAGAGCCCGCCTGGGTGAAACGAAAGATATTGTCGATGAAAAGCAGAGTATCCAGGCTTTCGGAGTCGCGGAAATGCTCGGCCACGGTCAGACCCGTCAATGCCACCCGCAAACGCGCACCCGGAGGTTCGGTCATCTGGCCGTAAATCAGTGCGGTCTTGTCGATGACGCCGGATTCGGTCATCTCCAGCAGGAGGTCGTTACCTTCCCGGGTCCGCTCGCCCACTCCGGCGAAAACGGTCAATCCGCCGTGCTTCTTGGCCACATTGTTGATCATCTCCATGATGAGCACGGTCTTGCCCACGCCGGCTCCGCCGAACAGGCCGATTTTTCCGCCCTTCAGGTAAGGTTCGAGCAGGTCGATCACCTTGATTCCGGTTTCAAACATCTCGAGGCTGGTGTCCTGTTCCCCCAGTTCGGGAGCGGGGCGATGGATGGGCAGACGTTCCTTTGTGTTTAACGGCCCCTTGTTGTCCACCGGATCACCGATCACGTTGATTATCCGGCCCAGGACCTCGCGGCCCACCGGAACGGTGATGGGTTCATTCGTGTCCACCGCCTTCATGCCACGGACCAGGCCGTCGGTGGAATTCATGGAAACGGTGCGCACGCGGTTTTCTCCCAGGTGGTACTGAACTTCCGTAATAATGCGCATGGGAGGATCCACTTCATAGCCCTCGGAAGTGATTTCCACGGCGTTGTAGATGGGAGGCAGTTTGCCTTCGGGGAATTCAACATCCACCACCGGGCCGATGACTTCAATCACCTTTCCCGTATTTTGAGGTTTCTCTTCTGCTTTGTTCACTGTTCCTCCTATTGATTCTTCAACGCTTCCGTGGCGGTGATGATTTCCAGCAGTTCATTCGTGATTGAAGCCTGGCGCGCCTTGTTGAGTATCAACGTCAGCGATTGAATCATATCGCCGGCATTGCGGCTGGCCAGATCCATGGCCATCATGCGTGCGGCGTGTTCCGAAGCCTGTGATTCCATCAACAATTGAAAAATGCGGGACCTGAGGAAGCGCGGCAGAATGGCGGCGAAAACCGCTTCCGCGGATGGTTCATAGATGGTTTCGCGCTCTTTTTCCTTTTCTTCGGCATCCTCATTTTCATCCGCTCGATAAAGGATGGGGAAAACGGTTTTCAGCGTCACTTCCTGGCGGGAAGCGCTGGCAAACTCCGTGTACAGAAACGAGATGTCCCGGACTTGATGCTCAAGAAACAACTCTGAAAGGAATTCCGTCACCTGGCCGGCGTCATCGTGAGAAGTGTGCGCCATGATGCCGGGAAAATTGCGTTCAACCGCGATGTCGCGGCGGATGCAATGGGCATGGCCGCGGTTGCCCAGGGTGACCAGCCGCACCGCCTGGTCCTCACGACGGGACTCCTCCAGGAATTCGCTCATACGGCGCATGATGTGTGAGTTGAAAGCCCCGCACAAGCCTTTGTCGCCGGTAAGCACGACCAACACGCGGTCGCCCTCTTCGCGGACCTGCAGCAGGGGAAAGCGTTGGGGATCCACTTCACGATGCAAACGCCGCAGCAATTCTTCCACCCGCTTCAGATATGGCCGGGCCTTGTTTATTTCCACCACGCTTTTGCGCAACTTGGCGGCGGATATGGTTTTCATGGCGCGGGTGATTTTGCGGGTGTTGCGGATGGAGCGGATGCGGCGACGCAGTTCGATCAGGTTTGCAGACATGGCAGTGGCTTATTCTCCGGAATTTTCGCTTTTTTCATCGCGGAACAACTCAGCGAACTCCTTGAGCAGGCTTTCGATAGTGGACTCCAATTCCGGACTGATTTCGCGCTTCTCCCGGATCTCTCTCAATACCTGCGGATGGTTGGCGTTCGCATGCGAGAGCAACTGTTTTTCGTAACGATCCACCGCGTCTACGGGAAACTCATCCAGGTAGCCGTGGGTGCCGGCAAAAATCACCAGGATCTGGTTTTCCACGGGCATGGGCTGATACTGGTCCTGCTTGAGAAGTTGTGAGAGGCGTTTGCCCCGCTCCAGTTGCGACATCGTGGCCTTGTCCAGATCGGTGCCGAACTGGGTGAAGGCGGCCAGTTCGCGGAACTGGGCCAGGTCCAGCTTCAAGGATCCCGCCACCTGTTTCATGGCCTTGATCTGGGCGTTTCCGCCGACACGGGACACGGAAATGCCCACATCGATGGCCGGACGCAGGCCGGCGTTGAACAACTCGGGCAACAAATAGATCTGACCGTCGGTAATGGAAATGACGTTGGTGGGAATGTAGGCCGAAACATCGGAAGCCTGGGTTTCAATAATGGGCAGCGCGGTCAACGTACCGCCGCCTTTCTCCTCGTTCAGCTTGGCGGCACGCTCCAGCAGCCGGGAGTGAAGGTAGAATACGTCTCCGGGAAAGGCTTCGCGGCCGGGCGGGCGGCGCAGCAGCAGTGATATTTCGCGATAGGCGGCGGCATGCTTGGACAAGTCATCGTAGATCAACAGGGAGTGGCCGCCGCGGTCCCGAAAATATTCCCCCATGGCACAACCGGCATAGGGCGCAATGTACTGCAGCGCCGCGGGATCGGACGCCGCGGCCACCACCACGATGGAGTAGTCCATGGCGCCGGTATCCTTGAGGCTCTTGATGATCTGGGCCACGGTGGACAGCTTTTGGCCGATGGCCACGTAAATGCTGATGACATCCTTGCCTTTCTGGTTAATGATGGTGTCGAGGGCGATGGCGGTTTTTCCGGTCTGGCGGTCACCGATAATCAATTCGCGCTGGCCGCGGCCGATGGGGATCATGGCGTCCACGGCCTTGATGCCGGTCTGCAACGGTTCTTTTACGGGGAGTCTGTCGACCACTCCGGGAGCGATGCGTTCAATGGGCAGGTAGTCTTTGGATTCAATAGGTCCGAGGTCGTCCAGCGGTTCACCCAGCGGGTTGACCACCCGTCCCACCAGGGGATCTCCCACGGGAACCGAGATAATCCGGCCGGTGCGATGGACCACATCACCCTCCTTGATGTGGTGGGCCTCGCCCAGGATCACGGCGCCGACGTTGTCTTCTTCCAGGTTCATGGCAATGCCCTTGATATCCCCGGGAAAATCAAGCAATTCATTGGCCATGACGTTGTCCAGGCCGTACAACTGGGCGATACCATCACCCACCGAGATGACAATGCCGGTTTCTTCTTTGTCGAAATCCAGCTTGAAGCCTTCGATCTTCTGGCGGATCAGCTCGCTGATCTCTTCCACGTTGATTTGCATTCAGAGCTCCTGTTGGGAAGGAACCGGGGCGGATTCACCATCCCCGTTTCCGGCGCCCACGATACGCCGTTGGAGTTTGCGCAGGTTCCCGGCCACGGACAGGTCGTAGGCCACGGATCCCCGCTGGATACGGATCCCGGCAATCAGTTCGGGATCAATGGAATACACAAGATGCACCGGTTTGCTTAAAACGTTTTCCAGTTTTGACTGCAACCTGGATTTCAGGGCGTCATCCATGGCCACCGCGGAAGAGACCTGCATTTTCTCAATTCCCCGGCTCTCCAGCCACAAATCATCCATCACCTCAAGAATTTCACTCAATCGCTCCACCCGGTTTTCCTCTACCAGGGTGGAAATAAAATTCACCGTCTTCTGATCAAACGCGGCGCCATGTTTCACCACGTCGATTAATTCCATTTTCTGGTCACGCGAGAGCTTGGGCGTGACCAGTCCGGCCAGAAACTCTTCGCTGCCGGCAAGCAGGCGTTGAAATTCCTGCAACTGCGATTTTACGGAGTTGTATTCTTTCTCTGACTTGACAGCCTTGATCAGGCCCAAAGCATAGCGCTTGGACAGGCTACTTGCGGCCAATGACTTCTCCACTGATTTCGATGTTTTTTTCCATGATGCGTCGATGCCGGTCACTGTCCAGTTGGTCCTGGATATCCTCCCGGAAACGCTGGATGGCCATTTCAGCCACCCGCGCCTTCAGGCGCCGCACCGCGGCATCCACGCGGTTGGCGATTTCCTCTTGCGTGAGCTTGGCGATGCGTTCCGCTTCGGCCCGGCCTTCCGCTTCGACGCGCGAACGCTCGCGTTTACCGTTCTCTTCCGCCTGGCGGGTGATCTCTTTGATTTCGGATTCCAGGCTATCCAGGCGTTTTTTCAGGGACTCATAGTCTCCGGCGGATGCCTGAATGGATTCGCGTCGCGCCTCGATCTCTACGCGCAGGTTTTTCGACTGTTCGCTCAGCAGGCGGATCAGGGGTTTGCGCATCACGTAAATCAATCCCCCGAAAAGAACGGTGGAGTTAAACACTTTGCCCAGAAAACCCATCCAGTCGAAACCATGACCCTCGCCTTCCGCACCCCAGGCCGTCAGGCTGAGCAAAAGGAAAAGAAGCAAAAACACCGTTGCGCGGGTGTTCATTGAAATATCTCGCTGATTTTGGCGCTGAATTCATCCGCCTGTTCTTTTAAACGGGCCTCGGCGGATTGAATCTCTTTCTCTAACCGCGACATCTCTTTTTCCATGGTTTCGCGGGCGCTGCGCCGGGCGTCGGCAACCAGCTCCTCCCGGGTGGATTCGCCGTGCTCGATCAATTCTTCGCGCAATTTCAAAGACTGCTGCCGCGCCTGGTTCAATGATGTCTCGAGGTTCCGTGTTCCTTCCTGGATGCCGGTGTTGAGTTCCTCCAGCCTGCGCTCATCTTCCGCCACCATGGCTTCGCGCCGGTTGATGGTGTCGCCGATCGGAGCAAAGAACAAGCGGTTCAAAATGAGCATGAGGATCCACACCAGGCCGAGAATAACCAGGAAAGAAAGGTTCAAATCGAGCATATCGTTTTTTACCATAGAAACCGCATTAGATCAAGACCGTTGGTTTTGCCCGCACCCCGTTGTGGAGATGACAAAAATTGTGGTATAGTGCGCCCGGACAGGAAACAATGGACACGGAAAAAATCAAGGCCGAGATCCAGGATGTAAAAAAAGATGTATCCATCTGGTACCGCTCTGCGGCCGGCGTGGCGGACCTGGCCGGCGAAACCATTGACCGGCACTATCCCGTTGATCTCTGGGAAATGTCGGACCGGGAGTTGAGCGCCTGGATGGGGGATCAACTTTCCATCCTGAATGACGCCATTGATCCCCGCCCCGTCCCTTCGGAAATCACTTCGCACCGCCGCTTCCTGGGGCCGATCATCGTGCGCGTCAAACGCCTGATCATGAAAGTGCTCAACCTGTATACCCACTCCATCCTGGAACGTCAGCGCCGCTTCAACACCGAATGCGTGACCCTGCAACTGGCGTCATTCATCCGCCTGCGCCGCCTGCAATCCAGCCTGGACCGGATCACGCGTGAATTGGCGGAAAGACGCGAGCTGGAATCCCTTCAGGAAAAAAAAACAGACCATGATGAGGAGTTCCGACCATGACCGGCACCGGACTTGAAAAGCAGCTGTCCGCCGCCCTGTTTTCGCGCATCCCCCGGGGAAGCGAATTGGACCGTCTGCTGCATTCATTGCCCGGGAACGGACAGCGGGACTACCTGCTCAAAGCGCTCAAGAACCTGGCGTCCGAGGGTACCCAGGGGGGATTCCCCCGCGCGCTGCGTGCCGCGGCCCAGTGGCTGCGCTCCCGTCAAGGCCCCGCCCGCGCCATGAACCTCATCCTGCGTATGGAAGTGGCCCTGGGAATGCGCCGCCCCACCCTGGCCCTGTACGACCACACCCTGCACATTATCGGCGGAGGACAGAAATACGGATTGACCATGCTGGACGCCCTGAAAGCGGATTTTGACATCACCATCCTGACCCACCGTCCCATGGAACCGGCGTCCATCCGTGACTGGTACGGCATGGACCTGTCCGCCTGCCGTTATCAGACCATTGAGCTGCCGGAATTCGCCGACGCCGGCGCCCACATTGATCCCGCCCGCATCACCCGGCGCATGGCCAACCCCTTTCACCGGGTCAGCCGCCTGAGCGGGGGCTTTGACATATTCATCAACAACAGCATGAACGAGATGGTTTTCCCCCTGGCGGAAATATCCACCATGGTATGTCATTTTCCCGAACGCCGCCCCGGCGCCTATTTTTACGCCGACCGCTACGATACGGTAATATTCAATAGTTTGTACACGGCCGAATGGATCGAAAAAAAATGGAAATTCACTCCCCATGTGCACATCTACCCCCCGGTGGATATGCCTCCTGCGGAAAAGCCCGAAGAAAAAGACCCCATCATTCTCTCGGTGGCCCGATTTGAGCAGGGAGGAAGCAAACGCCAGAAAGAGATGGTTGAAGCGTTTCTTTCCCTGCGCCGCCGCTTTCCGCAGGAAACCCGTGACTGGCGCCTGGTGTTGGCGGGAGGAAGTCCGGAAAACAA encodes:
- a CDS encoding DedA family protein translates to MQPFKGGVFVKPNLMRRLYNWVLAWTERPSAAVALFVLAFAESSFFPIPPDVLLIPLVLGARKRWFRLALLVTTASALGGMFGYFIGWKLWWTLSGEFTPVAEFFFRVIPGFTRELFHTMQVKYDLYNFWIVFTAGFTPIPYKIITISAGAFKVGFPVFLVASIVSRGVRFFIIAFLVHHFGEPIRRAIDKYFNWLALVFTVLLIVGFILLKQVF
- the surE gene encoding 5'/3'-nucleotidase SurE; this translates as MKPEKTILLTNDDGIHAPGLQIIRNRLAGAYEVITVAPDRERSAVSMGITLTRPLRIRRESPDQVAVDGTPSDCINLGLQAVMSNLPDLVVSGMNQGENLSYDVFYSGTVGAAFTAHLYGLPALAVSMIPTLNDAGDLVFDFVSAADLTADVIRRLLPVARKSVVYNLNIPNGAKKVRVTSLGDKRYHPEVVETRDPRGHRAYWLGTGRPEYHGDGDSDVITVQEGDASLSILLYDLNAADECNHLKAVFS
- a CDS encoding MerR family transcriptional regulator; the protein is MTARMPQREKFSRRDVERLTRLGGRVLDYWEKEFGNLAPITGISGEKIYSRRDVETLIQIKHWLIEERLGKDEVRRRLEHPVAVDSGEAPPQKPRPQPLNEVRTRLREILTILDKSDTN
- a CDS encoding cupin domain-containing protein; the protein is MISKSYTEVPARKVEHAEAKGVTIRWLIGEDSPAPGFWMRLFEVQPGGYSPRHQHDWEHEVYVLEGEGEAVSETGPRPIRSGSFVLVMPGEVHQFRNTGKTPLKFLCMIPKSGK
- the atpC gene encoding ATP synthase F1 subunit epsilon produces the protein MAELVELEIITAQRMLVRTQVSEVYVPAANGQAGILHHHLPYTALLGMGEVSYVDASGKRHGLFLRQGLVETADNRVVILAERVVTADELQKDELEKEMREVKQAIRGALSGETSPEELESALARERELDVMQKIVKTSAAST
- the atpD gene encoding F0F1 ATP synthase subunit beta → MNKAEEKPQNTGKVIEVIGPVVDVEFPEGKLPPIYNAVEITSEGYEVDPPMRIITEVQYHLGENRVRTVSMNSTDGLVRGMKAVDTNEPITVPVGREVLGRIINVIGDPVDNKGPLNTKERLPIHRPAPELGEQDTSLEMFETGIKVIDLLEPYLKGGKIGLFGGAGVGKTVLIMEMINNVAKKHGGLTVFAGVGERTREGNDLLLEMTESGVIDKTALIYGQMTEPPGARLRVALTGLTVAEHFRDSESLDTLLFIDNIFRFTQAGSEVSATLGRMPSAVGYQPNLATEMGELQERITSTRKGSITSVQAIYVPADDYTDPAPATTFAHLDATTNLSRQLTEIGIYPAVDPLSSYSRILDPRVIGEDHYRVARMVKEILQRYEELQDIIAILGMEELSDEDKMTVNRARKIQKFLSQPFFVAHEFTGREGKYVEIKDTIRSFRELAEGKYDDLPEQAFYMCGGIEDVIANAKKMGY
- the atpG gene encoding ATP synthase F1 subunit gamma; this translates as MSANLIELRRRIRSIRNTRKITRAMKTISAAKLRKSVVEINKARPYLKRVEELLRRLHREVDPQRFPLLQVREEGDRVLVVLTGDKGLCGAFNSHIMRRMSEFLEESRREDQAVRLVTLGNRGHAHCIRRDIAVERNFPGIMAHTSHDDAGQVTEFLSELFLEHQVRDISFLYTEFASASRQEVTLKTVFPILYRADENEDAEEKEKERETIYEPSAEAVFAAILPRFLRSRIFQLLMESQASEHAARMMAMDLASRNAGDMIQSLTLILNKARQASITNELLEIITATEALKNQ
- a CDS encoding F0F1 ATP synthase subunit alpha; this encodes MQINVEEISELIRQKIEGFKLDFDKEETGIVISVGDGIAQLYGLDNVMANELLDFPGDIKGIAMNLEEDNVGAVILGEAHHIKEGDVVHRTGRIISVPVGDPLVGRVVNPLGEPLDDLGPIESKDYLPIERIAPGVVDRLPVKEPLQTGIKAVDAMIPIGRGQRELIIGDRQTGKTAIALDTIINQKGKDVISIYVAIGQKLSTVAQIIKSLKDTGAMDYSIVVVAAASDPAALQYIAPYAGCAMGEYFRDRGGHSLLIYDDLSKHAAAYREISLLLRRPPGREAFPGDVFYLHSRLLERAAKLNEEKGGGTLTALPIIETQASDVSAYIPTNVISITDGQIYLLPELFNAGLRPAIDVGISVSRVGGNAQIKAMKQVAGSLKLDLAQFRELAAFTQFGTDLDKATMSQLERGKRLSQLLKQDQYQPMPVENQILVIFAGTHGYLDEFPVDAVDRYEKQLLSHANANHPQVLREIREKREISPELESTIESLLKEFAELFRDEKSENSGE
- the atpH gene encoding ATP synthase F1 subunit delta — encoded protein: MKWPSSVSGRISRTNWTVTGIDASWKKTSKSVEKSLAASSLSKRYALGLIKAVKSEKEYNSVKSQLQEFQRLLAGSEEFLAGLVTPKLSRDQKMELIDVVKHGAAFDQKTVNFISTLVEENRVERLSEILEVMDDLWLESRGIEKMQVSSAVAMDDALKSRLQSKLENVLSKPVHLVYSIDPELIAGIRIQRGSVAYDLSVAGNLRKLQRRIVGAGNGDGESAPVPSQQEL
- a CDS encoding glycosyltransferase, whose protein sequence is MTGTGLEKQLSAALFSRIPRGSELDRLLHSLPGNGQRDYLLKALKNLASEGTQGGFPRALRAAAQWLRSRQGPARAMNLILRMEVALGMRRPTLALYDHTLHIIGGGQKYGLTMLDALKADFDITILTHRPMEPASIRDWYGMDLSACRYQTIELPEFADAGAHIDPARITRRMANPFHRVSRLSGGFDIFINNSMNEMVFPLAEISTMVCHFPERRPGAYFYADRYDTVIFNSLYTAEWIEKKWKFTPHVHIYPPVDMPPAEKPEEKDPIILSVARFEQGGSKRQKEMVEAFLSLRRRFPQETRDWRLVLAGGSPENNPYLEDLKQKIRATGDTRIRLRVNISSEELRALYLRASVFWHLCGLHQTDPALVEHFGMTIGEAMQNGLVPVVFDGGGQREIVEPGVTGFRVRTLEELIRHTRRLINDADLRQSCGRAALEASQRFDRPRFTREVREFFSERLKHYTDPQTS